In Maridesulfovibrio sp., a single genomic region encodes these proteins:
- a CDS encoding transglutaminase family protein, which yields MRFTLRHLTRYSYSRPVFIEPHTIHLTPRQDSSQHVLQHELLITPAPTGRWDGIDAEGNPFTQVWFDGTASEFLVEARTTVQTLRDNPFSFLLCDAACHIPPKLSPEEKTALGACLRQTPYSITSRITRLAEKIRADSQGRELDFVLELNTWIFENIAKIIRREPGILSPEEVCNGKEGACRDSAGLFIACCRQVGIPARFVSGYQAGDPESADGHDLHAWAEAYIPGAGWIGLDPTHGLVVADRHVALAASHDPELTAPTCGHFRGTGADCTMTHELHLSADS from the coding sequence GTGCGTTTCACCCTGCGGCATCTGACTCGTTACAGCTATTCCCGGCCGGTTTTCATTGAACCGCACACCATTCACCTGACCCCCAGACAGGACTCCAGCCAGCACGTGCTGCAACATGAGCTTCTCATCACACCGGCTCCGACCGGGCGCTGGGATGGAATTGACGCAGAGGGAAATCCCTTTACGCAGGTCTGGTTCGATGGAACAGCCTCGGAATTTCTGGTGGAAGCTCGGACCACTGTCCAGACCCTGCGCGACAACCCCTTCAGTTTTCTGCTCTGCGATGCAGCCTGTCACATCCCTCCGAAATTAAGCCCGGAAGAAAAAACCGCACTTGGTGCCTGCCTGCGGCAGACGCCCTATTCAATCACCAGCCGAATCACCCGACTGGCCGAAAAAATACGTGCAGATTCACAGGGCCGGGAACTTGATTTCGTATTGGAACTCAACACCTGGATTTTTGAAAATATAGCCAAGATAATTCGCCGGGAACCCGGCATTCTAAGCCCGGAAGAAGTCTGCAACGGAAAGGAAGGCGCCTGCCGCGACTCAGCAGGACTTTTCATCGCCTGCTGCCGACAGGTTGGAATTCCGGCACGCTTTGTTTCCGGCTATCAGGCCGGAGATCCGGAATCGGCTGACGGCCATGACCTGCACGCATGGGCGGAAGCCTATATCCCCGGAGCAGGATGGATCGGCCTTGACCCAACCCACGGACTTGTGGTGGCTGACCGTCATGTTGCTCTGGCCGCTTCGCACGACCCCGAATTGACCGCCCCGACCTGCGGCCATTTCCGCGGCACCGGCGCAGACTGCACCATGACCCACGAACTGCACCTCTCTGCAGACAGTTAA
- a CDS encoding peptidase, which produces MTFCLGINVEEGLVGIADTRITSGNEIITARKVTAYQNGFGAFFVMTSGLRSVRDKMITYFEERMDTMETSPDKLYKMVNLLAEELRRVAEEDKDYLCNAGLNFNLHTLVGGQLKGDSDHKLYLIYPEGNWVEIGQGTPYHIIGEGGYGKPVLDRTLKHSDTLHFALKVGCLAFDSTRISASDVNFPIDVVLYSRHSHEIVEQRYEAGDLADISQWWQNLLRQGVNDLPSEWIENIAAKLKRVRRRMGKENTD; this is translated from the coding sequence ATGACATTCTGCCTTGGAATAAACGTTGAAGAGGGATTGGTAGGCATAGCCGATACCCGTATCACCTCCGGAAACGAAATCATAACTGCACGAAAAGTTACGGCGTACCAGAACGGTTTCGGCGCATTTTTCGTCATGACTTCCGGTCTGCGCAGTGTGCGCGACAAGATGATCACCTACTTCGAAGAGCGCATGGATACCATGGAAACCAGCCCGGACAAGCTGTACAAAATGGTAAATCTGCTCGCCGAAGAACTCCGCCGCGTGGCCGAGGAAGACAAGGATTATCTTTGTAATGCCGGACTGAATTTCAACCTGCACACCCTTGTGGGCGGACAGCTCAAGGGCGACTCCGACCACAAGCTCTACCTGATTTATCCTGAAGGAAACTGGGTGGAAATCGGTCAGGGCACGCCCTACCACATCATCGGTGAAGGCGGGTATGGAAAACCGGTCCTGGACCGCACGCTCAAGCACTCGGACACGCTCCATTTTGCGCTAAAAGTCGGCTGTCTGGCCTTCGATTCCACACGCATTTCAGCTTCTGACGTCAACTTTCCCATAGACGTGGTGCTCTATTCCAGACACAGCCACGAAATTGTTGAACAGCGTTACGAGGCCGGCGATCTGGCGGATATATCCCAATGGTGGCAGAATCTGCTGAGGCAGGGAGTTAATGACCTGCCTTCCGAGTGGATAGAAAACATCGCCGCCAAGCTCAAACGTGTTCGCAGGCGCATGGGCAAGGAAAATACGGACTAA
- a CDS encoding alpha-E domain-containing protein, whose product MLSRVADAVYWMSRYLERAVNLARIVDVNWLLTLDMPEDFGEQWEPLVATTGDRDYFFQRFDRVDRETVLQFLLFDTEYMNSIRSCLRMARENARTIREMIPSEMWEEVNIFYHMVERAAENPEAVVMNPFSFCNEVKRRGFILGGISAAAMPRDEAFYFTHMGRMLERADKTTRLLDVKYFLLLPKVEDVNTTLDHIQWNALLKAASGFQAYSHRHGLISPDKVVDFLLLDHDFPRSSLHCLTVARNSMHQITGRPIGHFSNMAEKVLGQLVGEMSFHDLEEIIGFGLHEFTDNLQTRMNKVDTAIAETFFSVSTPLDSPGEQ is encoded by the coding sequence ATGCTTTCACGCGTTGCCGATGCCGTATACTGGATGAGCCGCTACCTTGAAAGAGCCGTCAACCTGGCCAGGATTGTGGACGTGAACTGGCTTCTGACTCTGGACATGCCCGAAGATTTCGGAGAGCAGTGGGAACCGCTGGTAGCCACCACCGGCGACCGCGACTATTTCTTTCAGCGCTTTGACCGCGTGGACAGGGAAACCGTTCTGCAATTCCTGCTTTTCGATACCGAGTACATGAATTCCATCCGTTCCTGCCTGCGCATGGCCAGAGAAAACGCCCGGACTATCCGTGAAATGATTCCCTCGGAAATGTGGGAGGAGGTCAACATTTTTTACCATATGGTGGAACGTGCGGCGGAAAACCCGGAAGCGGTTGTCATGAACCCGTTTTCATTCTGCAACGAGGTCAAACGCAGAGGGTTCATACTCGGCGGGATTTCAGCCGCAGCCATGCCCCGCGACGAGGCCTTCTACTTTACGCACATGGGCCGCATGCTGGAACGTGCGGACAAAACCACCCGCCTGCTGGACGTTAAGTATTTCCTGCTGCTCCCCAAGGTGGAAGACGTCAACACCACGCTGGACCACATCCAGTGGAACGCTCTGCTCAAAGCTGCTTCCGGGTTCCAGGCATACAGCCACCGTCACGGACTGATCTCTCCGGACAAAGTGGTGGACTTCCTGCTGCTCGACCATGACTTTCCCCGCTCCAGTCTCCATTGCCTTACTGTGGCCCGCAACTCCATGCACCAGATCACCGGCAGACCCATCGGGCATTTTTCCAACATGGCCGAAAAGGTACTCGGCCAGCTTGTCGGGGAAATGTCTTTTCACGATCTGGAAGAAATCATCGGCTTCGGACTGCATGAATTTACCGACAACCTTCAAACCCGCATGAACAAAGTGGATACGGCCATTGCTGAAACATTTTTCAGCGTATCGACCCCGCTTGACTCACCCGGGGAACAGTGA
- a CDS encoding circularly permuted type 2 ATP-grasp protein: protein MDFKNYDIGPHYDEMFASPNTPRLEAGLLADKIRSLGMQELQSRQEAAEQAFYDLGITFTVYGHEEGTEKIFPFDIIPRIIGAEDWSRLERGLKQRIEALNLFIDDIYHDQRIIKDKVVPEDVILTAEGYFEECRGINPPGGVWCHITGTDLIRDDKGEFHVLEDNLRSPSGVSYVMANRRILKRTFPQVFAAAGIRPVEDYPAHLLQTMHDVIPGHSSNPSCALLTPGIYNSAYYEHSYLAQQTGVELVEGRDLVVEDGIVYMRTTKGLKPVDVIYRRVGEDFLDPTVFRPDSLLGVPGIMDAYRRGNVTLMNAPGTGVADDKVVYAYVPEIIKYYLDQEAIIPNVPTYLCWKDDDRSYVLDHLNELVVKAANESGGYGMLVGPHSTKEEQDEFARRIKEKPRNYIAQPTIQLSRVPVIVGDSFEGRHVDLRPYVLYGKEIRVIPGGLTRVALKKGSLVVNSSQGGGSKDTWVLSR, encoded by the coding sequence ATGGATTTCAAGAACTATGACATCGGACCGCATTACGATGAGATGTTCGCCTCTCCCAACACTCCGCGTCTGGAAGCCGGACTTCTGGCAGACAAAATCAGGAGTCTGGGCATGCAGGAGCTTCAAAGCAGACAGGAAGCGGCTGAACAGGCGTTCTATGACCTCGGCATAACTTTCACGGTCTACGGCCATGAAGAAGGTACTGAGAAAATCTTCCCCTTTGATATCATTCCCAGAATAATCGGGGCGGAGGATTGGAGCCGTCTGGAGCGCGGACTCAAACAGCGCATCGAGGCCCTGAATCTTTTCATTGACGATATTTACCATGACCAGCGCATCATAAAGGATAAGGTTGTTCCCGAAGATGTAATTCTGACTGCAGAAGGATATTTCGAGGAATGCCGGGGCATAAACCCGCCCGGCGGAGTCTGGTGCCACATAACCGGAACCGATCTTATCCGGGACGACAAAGGCGAATTCCATGTGCTTGAGGACAACCTCCGCAGTCCCTCGGGAGTGTCTTACGTCATGGCGAACCGCCGGATTCTCAAACGGACCTTCCCGCAGGTGTTCGCCGCAGCGGGTATCCGTCCGGTCGAGGACTATCCGGCGCACCTGCTGCAGACAATGCATGACGTGATTCCCGGACACAGCTCGAATCCAAGCTGCGCTCTGCTTACGCCCGGAATCTACAATTCCGCTTATTATGAGCACTCCTATCTGGCACAGCAGACCGGTGTGGAACTGGTGGAAGGACGGGATCTGGTGGTTGAAGACGGCATAGTCTACATGCGCACCACCAAGGGATTGAAACCGGTGGATGTAATCTACCGCCGTGTCGGCGAAGACTTCCTTGATCCCACGGTTTTCAGGCCGGATTCCCTGCTGGGAGTCCCCGGCATAATGGACGCCTACCGCCGCGGGAACGTGACCCTGATGAATGCTCCGGGAACCGGAGTTGCCGATGACAAGGTGGTTTACGCTTATGTTCCGGAAATCATCAAATACTATCTTGATCAGGAAGCAATCATTCCCAATGTGCCCACCTACCTTTGCTGGAAGGATGATGACCGTTCCTACGTTCTGGATCATCTGAACGAACTGGTGGTCAAGGCCGCCAACGAATCCGGAGGGTACGGCATGCTCGTAGGCCCTCACTCCACAAAGGAAGAACAGGACGAATTCGCCCGCAGGATCAAGGAAAAGCCTCGCAACTACATTGCCCAGCCCACCATACAGCTTTCGCGCGTACCGGTCATAGTGGGTGACAGTTTTGAAGGGCGGCATGTGGACTTGCGGCCGTACGTTCTTTACGGCAAGGAAATCCGAGTAATACCGGGAGGACTGACCAGGGTCGCACTGAAAAAAGGCTCTCTGGTAGTAAACTCCTCGCAGGGCGGCGGAAGCAAGGATACCTGGGTTCTGTCCCGGTAA
- a CDS encoding aldo/keto reductase, producing MLYRTMPKNGDRLSALGFGCMRFPMVNGEIDEDRAIAQIRSAIDGGVNYLDTAWVYHDEQSESILGRALKDGYREKVRIATKLPTWLVNRREDMDTFLDAQLEKLGTDHIDYYLVHSLAGPSWKSISSLDVTNFLDEARKDGRIVNPGFSFHGLCKDFMEIVDAYPWVFCQIQYNYLDTDFQAGTKGLKYAASKGLGVIIMEPLRGGNLGMPVPPAAVAEIWDRAKTKRTPVEWALRWLWNHPEVVVVLSGMNEEEHIRQNLAIASEAEPNSLTETELDLVRQAAETYRELMQVGCTGCGYCMPCPANVLISTCFDFFNKLHLFGNGKVAKSLYDTFLHENQYRKSGFASQCVECGQCIEKCPQGIEIPEVLKRVASEMGK from the coding sequence TTGCTTTACAGAACAATGCCCAAAAACGGAGACAGATTATCCGCCCTCGGCTTCGGCTGTATGCGCTTTCCCATGGTCAACGGAGAGATTGACGAAGACCGGGCCATAGCCCAGATCCGCTCGGCCATTGACGGCGGTGTGAACTATCTGGATACCGCCTGGGTCTACCATGACGAACAGAGCGAATCCATTCTGGGCCGGGCGCTCAAGGACGGATACCGCGAAAAGGTCCGCATCGCGACCAAACTGCCCACCTGGCTCGTCAATCGCCGGGAGGACATGGATACATTTCTGGACGCTCAGCTTGAAAAGCTCGGAACCGACCACATCGACTACTATCTGGTCCATTCTCTGGCAGGCCCCTCATGGAAATCCATAAGCAGCCTTGATGTAACAAATTTTCTGGATGAGGCCAGAAAGGACGGCCGGATAGTCAATCCCGGCTTTTCCTTCCACGGGCTTTGCAAAGATTTTATGGAAATAGTCGATGCCTATCCCTGGGTGTTCTGCCAGATACAGTACAACTATCTGGACACGGACTTTCAGGCAGGAACAAAAGGGCTGAAATACGCCGCCTCAAAAGGACTCGGTGTAATCATCATGGAACCGCTGCGCGGAGGGAATCTGGGTATGCCGGTTCCGCCTGCGGCTGTTGCCGAGATCTGGGACAGGGCGAAAACCAAAAGAACACCGGTGGAATGGGCACTTCGCTGGCTGTGGAACCATCCGGAAGTGGTCGTGGTCCTTTCCGGCATGAACGAGGAAGAACACATCAGGCAGAATCTGGCCATTGCCTCCGAAGCGGAACCGAACTCCCTGACTGAAACAGAACTTGATCTGGTCCGGCAGGCAGCGGAGACCTACCGCGAACTTATGCAGGTAGGCTGCACCGGCTGCGGATACTGCATGCCCTGCCCTGCCAATGTTCTGATCTCCACCTGCTTCGACTTCTTCAACAAGCTGCACCTGTTCGGAAACGGGAAGGTTGCAAAATCATTGTACGACACCTTCCTCCACGAAAACCAGTACCGGAAATCCGGCTTCGCATCGCAGTGCGTTGAATGCGGGCAGTGCATTGAAAAATGCCCCCAGGGAATCGAAATACCTGAAGTGCTCAAACGTGTGGCTTCCGAAATGGGAAAATAG
- a CDS encoding glutamine amidotransferase-related protein, with product MDNKQILILNILSEESFRTSFDNRIAEAFQSIGVPHDTVHLDGLRNFNLFEKYTHLMISGSTESAAEENDWYPDLDAIIGRFLSEDKSILGICFGHQFLVRHILGKEHVRKSATPEVGWTEIALSDNLLFRGMDSFKSGVFHYDEVFGLDERFEITASSSRCAVHGFQVKGRPVWGVQFHPDFMYDDVFSFAEAVRKTDERFESFHCRTLITPEEFRVNDLIFKNWVELS from the coding sequence ATGGATAATAAACAGATTCTCATTCTGAATATCCTTTCTGAGGAATCATTCAGAACAAGTTTCGACAATAGAATTGCCGAGGCCTTTCAAAGCATAGGAGTTCCGCACGATACCGTCCACCTTGACGGACTGAGGAATTTTAACCTTTTTGAAAAATATACGCATCTGATGATATCCGGGTCTACGGAAAGCGCTGCCGAGGAAAACGATTGGTACCCGGATCTGGATGCCATTATCGGTCGGTTCCTGTCCGAAGATAAATCCATTCTCGGCATCTGCTTCGGGCATCAGTTTCTGGTCAGGCATATACTCGGCAAGGAGCATGTTCGAAAATCGGCAACACCTGAAGTAGGCTGGACGGAAATTGCGTTGTCCGACAACCTCCTTTTCAGGGGAATGGATTCGTTTAAATCGGGCGTGTTTCATTATGACGAAGTGTTCGGACTTGATGAACGGTTTGAAATCACGGCAAGTTCCTCTCGCTGTGCCGTTCACGGATTTCAGGTAAAAGGGAGACCCGTCTGGGGGGTCCAGTTCCATCCCGATTTCATGTACGATGATGTTTTTTCTTTTGCGGAGGCTGTCAGGAAAACGGACGAACGTTTTGAGAGCTTCCATTGCCGGACCCTGATTACACCTGAAGAATTCAGGGTCAATGACCTGATATTCAAAAATTGGGTCGAGTTGTCGTAA
- a CDS encoding Rid family detoxifying hydrolase — MSELDFIATENAPAAVGPYSQAVACDNVLYISGQLGLDPETMKLADGFAAQAKQSVKNLGAILEEAGCAVTDIISVDVFLVDMGEFKTLNEIYADFMGDHKPARAAIQVAALPLGGLVEIKCVARRK; from the coding sequence ATGAGTGAACTTGATTTCATTGCCACGGAAAATGCACCGGCCGCAGTCGGTCCTTACTCGCAGGCCGTAGCCTGTGATAATGTCCTCTACATCAGCGGACAGCTCGGCCTTGACCCGGAAACCATGAAGCTGGCTGATGGATTCGCCGCACAGGCGAAACAGTCAGTCAAAAATCTGGGAGCCATTCTTGAAGAGGCAGGATGCGCGGTAACCGACATCATCAGCGTGGATGTCTTCCTCGTTGATATGGGAGAATTCAAAACTCTCAACGAAATCTACGCCGATTTCATGGGTGACCACAAACCGGCCCGTGCGGCAATTCAGGTCGCCGCCCTTCCTCTGGGCGGACTGGTGGAGATCAAGTGCGTGGCACGGAGAAAGTAG
- a CDS encoding L-serine ammonia-lyase, iron-sulfur-dependent, subunit alpha — translation MDLHAFFNNEVKPALGCTEPGAVAFAASAGASYLAGPPRHIHLRLSANIYKNGQSVGIPGTPGLRGNLLAAALGALGGDHEKGLQSLEKIDDDCIAKASEMLNSGSLTQEVLQDVPNVYVEVELIRQGESVTAVVAHSHDNLVEIIRNKQTVFEGQECESGSGRLPSYLNELSRLDFAQLWDLAGQISPEDEKFLLEGAAMNLHVAKQGIEKPWGLGSGFVTADNMVNEDLGLTIRAWSAAAADVRMDGGQWPVMSSAGSGNHGLTAIIPPALAARAWNKSDRELAEALALSHLVTGAVKAKTGRLTPVCGCSIAAGAGAAAALTRLAGGNATQAEQASAYVLSSVLGMICDGAKGTCALKVGTAAGEAYQGMLLATKGTGLTSQQGIIGPDFKDNAMAVGELSGIGFAAVDAVILRLLDRHPAGTAQA, via the coding sequence AAGCTATCTCGCCGGACCTCCCCGGCACATTCACTTACGGCTTTCGGCCAATATCTATAAAAACGGACAGTCCGTGGGCATCCCCGGCACACCGGGACTCAGGGGCAATCTGCTCGCAGCCGCCCTCGGCGCTCTCGGCGGAGACCATGAAAAAGGACTGCAGTCCCTTGAGAAGATAGATGACGATTGCATTGCAAAGGCAAGCGAGATGCTCAACTCCGGAAGTCTGACTCAGGAAGTGCTGCAGGATGTCCCCAATGTGTATGTTGAAGTGGAGCTGATCAGACAGGGCGAAAGCGTAACCGCCGTTGTCGCCCACTCTCACGACAATCTTGTGGAAATCATCCGCAACAAGCAGACCGTCTTTGAAGGACAGGAGTGTGAATCCGGTTCCGGACGTCTCCCCTCCTACCTGAACGAACTTTCACGTCTTGATTTCGCACAGCTGTGGGACCTTGCAGGACAGATAAGCCCTGAGGATGAGAAATTCCTGCTTGAAGGTGCGGCAATGAACCTGCACGTGGCAAAACAGGGAATTGAAAAACCGTGGGGACTCGGTTCCGGCTTCGTAACCGCCGATAACATGGTCAACGAAGACCTTGGTCTGACCATCCGCGCATGGTCGGCCGCGGCTGCCGATGTGCGCATGGACGGAGGGCAGTGGCCGGTAATGAGCAGCGCCGGAAGCGGCAACCACGGACTGACTGCAATAATCCCGCCGGCACTGGCCGCCAGGGCCTGGAACAAATCGGACAGGGAACTGGCCGAAGCTCTGGCCCTGTCCCATCTGGTAACCGGAGCGGTAAAGGCCAAAACAGGCCGCCTTACCCCTGTATGCGGATGCTCAATCGCAGCCGGAGCAGGTGCCGCCGCAGCCCTGACCAGACTGGCCGGAGGCAACGCCACACAGGCGGAACAGGCTTCGGCATATGTTTTGTCATCCGTTCTGGGAATGATCTGTGACGGAGCAAAAGGAACCTGCGCCCTCAAAGTCGGTACGGCCGCAGGTGAAGCCTATCAGGGAATGCTGCTGGCAACCAAAGGCACGGGCCTTACCTCCCAGCAGGGAATCATCGGCCCGGATTTCAAAGACAACGCCATGGCTGTCGGTGAACTTTCCGGTATCGGCTTTGCCGCTGTCGACGCAGTGATCCTGCGCCTTCTGGACCGCCACCCCGCAGGGACCGCACAGGCATAG